A genomic region of Christiangramia sp. OXR-203 contains the following coding sequences:
- a CDS encoding acetyl-CoA C-acyltransferase has product MKTAYIVKAYRTAVGKAPRGVFRFKRPDELAAETIQYMMDKLPDFDKTRIDDVMVGNAMPEAEQGLNVGRLISLMGLKIEDVPGMTVNRYCASGLETISIATAKIQMGMADCVIAGGAESMSYIPMGGYKPVPNYEVAKNGNEDYYWGMGLTAEAVANKYNVSREDQDQFAYDSHQKAIKAQQEDRFQDQIVPITIDETYVEDGKKKTRSYTVNKDEGPRKDTSVEVLNKLRPVFADGGSVTAGNSSQMSDGAAFVMVMSEERVKELNLEPIARMVSYSAVGVEPRIMGIGPVHAIPKALKQAGLKQDDLELIELNEAFASQSLAVIRELGLDKEKLNVNGGAISMGHPLGCTGAKLSVQIFDEMRKRDLKNKHCMVTMCVGTGQGAAGVFEFLN; this is encoded by the coding sequence ATGAAAACAGCATATATAGTTAAAGCATACAGAACAGCAGTTGGGAAAGCTCCCAGAGGTGTTTTTAGATTTAAAAGACCTGATGAACTTGCTGCAGAAACCATCCAGTATATGATGGATAAGTTACCAGATTTTGACAAGACTCGTATTGATGATGTCATGGTTGGTAATGCTATGCCAGAAGCAGAACAGGGTTTGAACGTAGGTAGATTGATCTCATTAATGGGATTAAAGATCGAAGATGTTCCGGGTATGACCGTAAATAGATACTGTGCTTCAGGATTGGAGACGATCTCCATTGCAACTGCTAAGATCCAGATGGGAATGGCAGATTGTGTGATCGCAGGTGGTGCGGAAAGCATGAGTTATATTCCTATGGGAGGTTATAAGCCAGTTCCAAATTACGAAGTTGCCAAAAATGGTAATGAAGATTATTACTGGGGAATGGGTCTTACTGCGGAAGCGGTAGCGAACAAATACAATGTATCCAGGGAAGATCAGGATCAATTTGCATACGATTCCCACCAGAAAGCTATTAAAGCGCAGCAGGAAGATCGTTTTCAAGATCAGATAGTTCCAATTACTATCGATGAGACTTATGTTGAAGATGGTAAAAAGAAAACGAGGTCTTATACAGTAAACAAAGATGAAGGTCCTAGAAAAGATACTTCAGTTGAAGTTCTGAATAAATTACGACCTGTTTTTGCTGATGGTGGAAGTGTTACTGCAGGTAACTCATCGCAAATGAGTGATGGTGCGGCCTTCGTAATGGTTATGAGTGAAGAAAGGGTTAAAGAACTAAATCTCGAGCCAATAGCAAGAATGGTAAGTTATTCTGCAGTAGGTGTAGAGCCTAGAATTATGGGTATTGGACCGGTTCATGCTATTCCGAAGGCTTTAAAACAAGCTGGCTTGAAACAGGATGACCTTGAGCTTATCGAATTGAACGAGGCATTTGCTTCGCAGTCACTTGCTGTAATTCGGGAACTTGGTCTGGATAAAGAAAAACTAAATGTGAATGGTGGCGCGATCTCGATGGGACACCCACTGGGATGTACAGGAGCAAAACTTTCAGTCCAGATATTTGACGAAATGCGTAAGCGTGATCTTAAGAACAAGCATTGTATGGTAACAATGTGCGTTGGAACCGGACAGGGAGCTGCCGGAGTTTTCGAATTTTTAAACTAA